In Deltaproteobacteria bacterium GWC2_55_46, a single window of DNA contains:
- a CDS encoding 30S ribosomal protein S7: MPRKGNVPKRDVLPDPKFGDKVVAKLINRLTEDGKKSKAEGIIYSAFDVIEEKTKTEAMKVFKKALENIKPMLEVKSRRVGGATYQVPVEVRPERKLSLALRWVVNYSRSRAEKTMTEKLAAELIDASNNKGGSVKKREDVHKMAEANKAFAHYRW, from the coding sequence ATGCCTCGTAAGGGGAATGTCCCGAAGAGGGACGTGCTGCCGGACCCGAAGTTCGGCGATAAGGTAGTAGCCAAGCTCATCAACAGGCTTACCGAGGACGGTAAGAAGAGCAAGGCAGAGGGTATCATCTACAGCGCCTTTGATGTTATCGAGGAGAAGACGAAGACCGAGGCGATGAAGGTCTTCAAGAAGGCCCTTGAGAATATCAAGCCCATGCTGGAGGTAAAGTCCAGAAGGGTCGGCGGAGCTACCTATCAGGTGCCCGTCGAGGTGAGGCCCGAGAGGAAGCTTTCGCTTGCGTTAAGGTGGGTAGTCAACTATTCGAGGTCTCGCGCAGAGAAGACGATGACAGAGAAGCTGGCCGCAGAGCTTATAGACGCATCGAACAACAAGGGCGGTTCCGTTAAGAAGAGGGAAGACGTGCACAAGATGGCCGAGGCCAACAAGGCCTTCGCCCACTACCGCTGGTAA
- a CDS encoding translation elongation factor G, with the protein MARQVPLDRQRNIGIMAHIDAGKTTTTERILYYTGVTYKIGEVHEGTAVMDWMEQEKERGITITSAATTCSWKDTRINIIDTPGHVDFTIEVERSLRVLDGAVAVFCSVGGVEPQSETVWRQANKYHVPRLAFINKMDRVGADFFRVVAMIVDRLKARPVLLQLPIGKEDTFQGVVDLILNKAVVWDEETLGAKFRIADVPADMQAQVAEYREKLIEVAADFDESLMEKYLAGEEPTQEELKAALRKGTIAMEIIPVICGSSFKNKGVQLLLDTVIEYLPSPVDIPPVKGIDPETDAEDTRPTADDAPFSALAFKIMTDPFVGQLTFFRVYSGCMTAGSYVYNSKKGHKERIGRLVKMHANKREDVKEVYAGDIAAAVGLKNTTTGDTICDPEKLIVLEAMEFPEPVISIAIEPKTKADQEKLGIALQKLAIEDPSFRVKTDEETGQTIISGMGELHLEIIVDRMLREFKVEASVGKPQVAYRETITRKAKAEGKYIRQTGGRGQYGHVYIEIEPGEKGKSFEFVNKIVGGSIPKEYVSPVENGMREASESGILAGYPVVDVRVTLYDGSYHEVDSSEMAFKIAGSMAFKEAVKNAGPILLEPIMSVEVVVPEQFMGDVIGDLNSRRGKIQGMESRGGFQVVSANVPLANMFGYSTDLRSKTQGRASYTMQFAHYEQVPNSVTEVLTAKVQAK; encoded by the coding sequence TTGGCAAGGCAAGTACCTTTAGACAGACAGAGAAATATCGGGATCATGGCCCACATCGACGCGGGCAAGACCACGACCACCGAGAGGATCCTCTACTATACGGGCGTTACCTACAAGATAGGCGAGGTCCACGAGGGCACCGCGGTCATGGACTGGATGGAGCAGGAGAAGGAGAGGGGTATAACCATCACCTCCGCCGCCACCACCTGTTCGTGGAAGGATACCCGTATCAATATTATAGATACGCCAGGGCACGTCGACTTCACCATTGAGGTCGAAAGGTCGCTCCGCGTACTTGACGGCGCCGTCGCTGTCTTCTGCTCCGTAGGCGGTGTTGAGCCTCAGAGCGAGACCGTCTGGAGGCAGGCCAACAAGTACCACGTGCCGAGGCTCGCATTCATAAACAAGATGGACCGCGTAGGTGCCGATTTCTTCAGGGTCGTCGCCATGATAGTCGACAGGCTTAAGGCACGCCCGGTCCTGCTGCAGCTCCCCATAGGCAAGGAAGATACATTCCAGGGCGTCGTCGACCTGATCCTTAATAAGGCGGTCGTCTGGGACGAGGAGACCCTCGGGGCCAAGTTCAGGATCGCCGATGTGCCGGCTGACATGCAGGCGCAGGTCGCTGAGTACAGGGAGAAACTCATAGAGGTCGCCGCTGATTTCGACGAGTCTCTCATGGAGAAGTACCTTGCTGGTGAGGAGCCAACGCAGGAGGAGCTTAAGGCTGCCCTGAGGAAGGGCACCATCGCGATGGAGATAATACCCGTCATATGCGGCTCTTCATTCAAGAACAAAGGCGTTCAGCTCCTTCTCGATACAGTTATTGAGTATCTTCCTTCCCCGGTAGATATTCCGCCCGTAAAGGGCATAGACCCTGAAACAGACGCAGAGGATACGAGGCCAACGGCAGATGACGCGCCGTTTTCTGCCCTCGCCTTCAAGATAATGACCGACCCGTTCGTTGGCCAGTTGACCTTCTTCCGGGTCTACTCCGGTTGCATGACAGCAGGCTCTTATGTCTATAACTCCAAGAAGGGGCACAAGGAGAGAATAGGCAGGCTTGTCAAGATGCACGCCAACAAGCGCGAGGACGTCAAAGAGGTATACGCCGGCGACATCGCCGCGGCGGTCGGTCTCAAGAACACGACCACCGGCGATACCATATGCGACCCTGAGAAGTTAATAGTGCTCGAGGCGATGGAGTTCCCGGAGCCGGTCATATCGATCGCCATCGAGCCCAAGACAAAGGCCGACCAGGAAAAACTCGGAATCGCGCTGCAGAAGCTCGCCATAGAAGACCCCTCTTTCCGCGTGAAAACTGACGAGGAGACAGGCCAGACTATCATATCCGGAATGGGCGAGCTCCATCTTGAGATCATCGTAGACAGGATGCTGCGCGAGTTCAAGGTAGAGGCCTCCGTCGGCAAGCCACAGGTCGCCTACAGGGAGACCATCACCAGGAAGGCGAAGGCCGAGGGCAAGTACATCAGGCAGACAGGCGGACGCGGTCAGTACGGCCACGTCTATATAGAGATAGAGCCGGGCGAGAAAGGTAAGAGCTTCGAGTTCGTCAACAAGATAGTCGGCGGCTCCATTCCGAAGGAGTACGTCTCCCCTGTCGAGAACGGCATGAGGGAGGCTTCCGAGAGCGGCATACTCGCCGGCTACCCTGTCGTCGACGTGAGGGTAACGCTTTACGATGGTTCGTACCACGAGGTCGACTCTTCTGAGATGGCCTTCAAGATAGCCGGCTCCATGGCCTTCAAGGAGGCCGTCAAGAACGCTGGCCCCATCCTTCTTGAACCGATTATGTCGGTCGAGGTCGTCGTGCCCGAGCAGTTCATGGGCGATGTCATAGGCGATCTCAACTCGAGAAGGGGGAAGATCCAGGGGATGGAGTCCAGGGGCGGCTTCCAGGTCGTTTCCGCCAACGTGCCTCTGGCGAATATGTTCGGTTATTCTACTGACCTGCGGTCCAAGACACAGGGCAGGGCTTCATATACCATGCAGTTCGCTCATTATGAGCAGGTGCCCAATTCGGTCACCGAGGTGCTGACCGCAAAGGTTCAGGCCAAGTAG
- a CDS encoding translation elongation factor Tu → MGKAKFERGKAHLNVGTIGHVDHGKTSLTAAITKVLSSKGYAEFLAYENIDKAPEERERGVTISISHVEYQTDKRHYAHIDCPGHADYIKNMITGAAQMDGAILVVSAADGPMPQTREHILLARQVGVPYVVVFLNKVDMVDDKELLDLVELEVRELLNQYKFPGDDIPVIKGSALKILECGCGKKECEWCGAVHQLTDTLDTYIPDPKREIDKPFLMPVEDVFSISGRGTVVTGRVERGVVKVGEEIEIIGLRATQKTIVTGVEMFRKLLDEGRAGDNIGALLRGTKKEDVERGQVLAKPGSVTPHTKFKGEVYILTKEEGGRHTPFFNGYRPQFYFRTTDVTGIAKLPEGVEMVMPGDNVNIDVELINPIAMEEGLRFAIREGGRTVGAGVVTKILE, encoded by the coding sequence ATGGGCAAGGCTAAATTCGAGAGGGGAAAGGCTCACCTGAACGTAGGCACGATAGGCCACGTTGACCACGGGAAGACCTCGCTAACCGCGGCTATAACCAAGGTCCTGAGCTCGAAGGGATACGCCGAGTTCCTGGCATACGAGAATATAGACAAGGCGCCTGAGGAGAGGGAGAGGGGTGTAACGATCTCCATATCCCACGTTGAGTATCAGACCGACAAGAGGCATTACGCCCACATCGACTGTCCTGGCCATGCCGACTACATAAAGAACATGATAACTGGCGCCGCGCAGATGGACGGCGCGATACTGGTTGTTTCCGCCGCCGACGGCCCGATGCCCCAGACAAGGGAGCACATCCTCTTGGCCCGCCAGGTCGGCGTGCCCTATGTGGTGGTCTTCCTCAACAAGGTCGACATGGTCGACGACAAGGAGCTTCTGGACCTCGTTGAGCTTGAGGTGAGGGAGCTTCTTAACCAGTACAAGTTCCCCGGGGACGATATCCCTGTGATAAAGGGCAGCGCTCTCAAGATACTTGAGTGCGGCTGCGGCAAGAAGGAGTGCGAGTGGTGCGGTGCTGTACACCAGCTTACCGATACGCTCGACACCTACATCCCCGATCCCAAGAGGGAGATAGACAAGCCGTTCCTTATGCCGGTTGAGGACGTCTTTTCGATATCAGGCCGCGGCACGGTTGTGACCGGCAGGGTCGAGAGGGGCGTTGTCAAGGTCGGCGAGGAGATAGAGATAATAGGGCTTCGTGCCACTCAGAAGACCATCGTGACGGGTGTTGAGATGTTCAGGAAGCTTCTGGACGAGGGCAGGGCCGGAGACAACATCGGCGCCCTCTTGAGGGGCACCAAGAAGGAAGACGTTGAGAGGGGTCAGGTCCTTGCGAAGCCGGGTTCAGTGACCCCGCACACGAAGTTCAAGGGCGAGGTCTATATCCTCACGAAGGAAGAGGGCGGCCGCCACACCCCGTTCTTCAACGGCTACAGGCCTCAGTTCTACTTCAGGACTACCGACGTTACCGGGATAGCGAAGCTTCCCGAGGGTGTTGAGATGGTCATGCCCGGAGACAACGTTAACATAGACGTAGAGCTTATAAACCCGATAGCCATGGAAGAGGGCTTGAGGTTCGCCATCCGCGAGGGCGGCAGGACCGTCGGCGCGGGTGTTGTTACAAAGATACTTGAGTAG
- a CDS encoding 30S ribosomal protein S10, translating to MDNQKIRIRLKAFDHRLLDKSVKEIVETARRTGAQINGPIPLPTRINRFTVLRSPHVDKKSREQFEIRTHKRLMDIMEPTQNTVDALMKLDLPAGVDVEIKLE from the coding sequence GTGGATAACCAGAAGATCAGAATAAGGCTTAAGGCGTTCGACCACAGGCTTCTCGATAAGTCTGTGAAGGAAATCGTCGAGACTGCAAGGAGGACGGGCGCGCAGATAAACGGCCCGATACCGCTTCCGACCAGGATCAACAGGTTCACCGTGCTGCGTTCACCCCATGTGGACAAGAAGAGCCGTGAGCAGTTCGAGATACGCACTCACAAGAGGCTCATGGACATAATGGAGCCCACGCAGAACACGGTCGATGCCCTCATGAAGCTTGACCTCCCCGCAGGCGTGGACGTGGAGATAAAGCTCGAGTAA
- a CDS encoding 50S ribosomal protein L3 has protein sequence MIEGIIGKKVGMTHVYSDDGAMVPVTVIKTGNTVVQRKTKGKDGYEAVQVGFMEKKESRVNKAMKGHFKKAGSTPFYRLVELKGTELDAYQPGAAINAADVFKAGDWVDVIGKSKGKGFMGSMRRHNFSGGSESHGSMHNRAPGSIGSSSDPSRVYKGMKMAGHMGAAEVTVQNLRIVGVRAEENILLVKGAVPGAVNSVVVIKKALKK, from the coding sequence ATGATAGAAGGTATAATCGGCAAGAAGGTCGGGATGACCCATGTCTATTCCGATGACGGCGCAATGGTGCCTGTAACGGTCATCAAGACCGGCAACACCGTTGTCCAGAGGAAGACCAAGGGCAAGGACGGGTATGAGGCCGTGCAGGTCGGCTTCATGGAGAAGAAGGAGTCGAGGGTCAACAAGGCCATGAAAGGCCATTTCAAAAAGGCCGGCAGCACTCCTTTCTACCGCCTCGTAGAGCTCAAGGGCACTGAGCTTGATGCTTACCAGCCAGGCGCAGCCATAAACGCGGCCGACGTATTCAAGGCTGGCGACTGGGTCGATGTCATCGGCAAATCAAAGGGAAAAGGCTTCATGGGCTCCATGAGGAGGCACAACTTCAGTGGCGGCTCCGAGTCCCATGGTTCAATGCACAACAGGGCCCCTGGCTCGATCGGCTCGAGCTCTGATCCGTCGAGGGTATACAAGGGAATGAAGATGGCAGGTCATATGGGCGCTGCCGAGGTCACTGTGCAGAACCTGAGGATAGTGGGCGTGAGGGCCGAGGAGAATATCCTTCTGGTAAAGGGCGCTGTGCCAGGTGCTGTCAACAGCGTTGTCGTCATAAAAAAGGCGCTTAAAAAGTAG
- a CDS encoding 50S ribosomal protein L4, which translates to MNVEVLNTNGSKVSEMVLSDVIFAGDVKEHLFYEVVKMQRANKRAGTASTKTKGEVSGGGAKPWKQKGTGRARSGSNRSPLWRHGGTVFGPHPRDYSYKVPKKVMKEAIKSALRLKVKEGRFTVLDSIELAEPRTKAAIEVLKKHNLDNALIIIDGANRNLELAVRNLKDFQVQKAGGLNVYDILSYDNLVITRAALEKVEAMVQ; encoded by the coding sequence ATGAACGTAGAGGTTCTGAACACGAATGGCTCAAAAGTCTCCGAGATGGTCTTGAGCGACGTTATCTTCGCCGGCGATGTTAAAGAGCATCTGTTCTATGAAGTGGTCAAGATGCAGCGCGCCAACAAGAGGGCCGGCACCGCTTCGACCAAGACAAAGGGCGAGGTCAGCGGCGGCGGCGCGAAGCCCTGGAAGCAGAAGGGCACCGGACGCGCGAGGTCTGGCTCGAACAGGAGCCCTCTCTGGAGGCATGGCGGTACGGTATTTGGGCCGCATCCGAGGGACTACTCGTACAAGGTCCCGAAGAAGGTCATGAAGGAAGCCATCAAGAGCGCTCTCAGGCTGAAGGTAAAGGAGGGCAGGTTTACGGTCCTCGATTCGATAGAGCTGGCTGAGCCCAGGACAAAGGCCGCGATCGAGGTGCTTAAGAAGCACAACCTGGACAACGCCCTCATCATCATCGACGGCGCGAACAGGAACCTTGAGCTCGCGGTAAGGAACCTTAAGGACTTCCAGGTGCAGAAGGCAGGGGGGCTCAACGTCTATGACATACTGAGCTACGACAACCTGGTCATTACCAGGGCCGCCCTTGAGAAAGTAGAGGCGATGGTGCAATGA
- a CDS encoding 50S ribosomal protein L23 produces the protein MKNHYSILKSPVITEKSTAATAEGKVVFWVELTATKKDIKDAVENIFKVKVLDVNTQRVPGKMKRMGKFQGQKPTRKKAYLKLREGDKIEIFEGV, from the coding sequence ATGAAAAACCATTACTCAATATTGAAATCACCGGTCATCACGGAGAAAAGCACGGCAGCCACGGCCGAAGGCAAGGTCGTATTCTGGGTGGAGCTTACCGCCACCAAGAAGGACATCAAGGACGCCGTTGAGAATATATTCAAGGTAAAGGTCCTGGACGTGAACACGCAGCGCGTGCCCGGCAAGATGAAGAGGATGGGCAAGTTCCAGGGGCAGAAGCCCACGAGGAAGAAGGCCTATCTCAAGCTCCGCGAGGGAGACAAGATAGAGATCTTTGAAGGCGTGTAA
- a CDS encoding 50S ribosomal protein L2, whose product MPVKKYNPTSPALRKKTTLVNDVAKKRPERALTVSFGKSGGRNNAGRVTTRWIGGGHKRLYRLIDFKRDKVNIPAKVAAIEYDPNRTANIALLNYVDGEKRYILAPLDLKVGDTVVAGPDVDIKPGNALPFRAIPVGTFVHNVEMRKGKGGQLVKSAGSYAQLMAKEGDYATIKLPSNEVRYVLQDCYATIGQIGNKDHENVTIGKAGRSRWLGRNPKVRGVAMNPVDHPHGGGEGKSKGGNHPTNPWGVPTKGYKTRRRKISDKYIITRRK is encoded by the coding sequence ATGCCAGTAAAAAAATACAATCCTACTTCACCGGCTCTTAGAAAAAAGACCACACTGGTCAATGACGTCGCGAAGAAGAGGCCTGAAAGGGCCCTGACCGTATCATTCGGCAAAAGCGGCGGCAGGAACAACGCCGGAAGGGTGACCACCCGCTGGATAGGCGGCGGGCACAAGAGGCTCTACAGGCTCATCGACTTCAAGAGGGACAAGGTAAACATCCCGGCGAAGGTCGCGGCGATAGAGTACGACCCGAACAGGACCGCTAATATTGCGCTCCTTAACTATGTGGACGGCGAGAAGAGGTACATACTCGCCCCCCTTGACCTCAAGGTTGGCGATACTGTGGTAGCCGGACCTGATGTCGACATAAAGCCCGGCAACGCACTGCCGTTCCGCGCGATACCGGTCGGTACCTTCGTCCACAACGTTGAGATGCGCAAGGGCAAGGGCGGACAGCTCGTCAAGAGCGCCGGTTCCTACGCGCAGCTCATGGCCAAAGAGGGCGATTACGCTACCATTAAGCTGCCCTCGAACGAAGTCAGGTACGTCCTTCAGGACTGTTACGCGACAATAGGCCAGATCGGCAACAAAGACCACGAGAACGTTACCATCGGAAAGGCCGGAAGGTCACGCTGGCTCGGCAGGAACCCCAAGGTAAGGGGTGTTGCCATGAACCCGGTCGACCATCCGCATGGCGGCGGCGAGGGCAAGAGCAAGGGCGGAAACCACCCGACCAACCCCTGGGGCGTGCCAACTAAAGGGTACAAGACCAGGAGACGCAAGATCTCTGACAAGTATATAATTACCAGGAGGAAATAA
- a CDS encoding 30S ribosomal protein S19, whose protein sequence is MEKISAATDARQRKVVKTWSRRSMITPEMVGFTIAVHNGKKFVPVFVTENMVGHKLGEFSPTRTFHGHSGIKKAKVPGAKG, encoded by the coding sequence ATGGAGAAGATATCGGCCGCAACCGACGCCAGGCAGAGGAAAGTAGTCAAGACCTGGTCAAGGCGGTCCATGATAACACCCGAGATGGTGGGATTTACGATAGCGGTACATAACGGCAAGAAGTTCGTACCGGTTTTCGTGACCGAGAACATGGTGGGCCACAAGCTTGGAGAGTTTTCCCCCACTCGCACCTTTCACGGCCATTCCGGAATAAAGAAGGCAAAGGTGCCCGGGGCCAAGGGTTAA
- a CDS encoding 50S ribosomal protein L22: MEAKAILRYLKTSPQKARLVVDLIRGKRVDEAITILSYNHKAVSREIVKLVKSAAANAENTKSLDVDKLYVKTAYVDGGPTLKRTHSKAMGRGAVIRRRTSHVTVVLGER; encoded by the coding sequence ATGGAAGCCAAGGCTATTCTAAGATATTTAAAGACCTCTCCCCAGAAGGCGCGCCTGGTCGTAGACCTCATCAGGGGCAAGAGGGTCGACGAGGCGATCACGATACTAAGCTATAACCACAAGGCAGTGAGCAGGGAAATAGTCAAGCTCGTAAAGAGCGCCGCTGCCAACGCCGAGAACACCAAGAGCCTTGATGTCGACAAGCTCTACGTCAAGACCGCCTATGTCGACGGCGGGCCGACGCTCAAGCGCACCCATTCAAAGGCCATGGGCAGGGGCGCCGTCATAAGGAGAAGGACGAGCCACGTGACTGTCGTGCTCGGTGAGAGATAA
- a CDS encoding 30S ribosomal protein S3 yields the protein MGQKVHPIGFRLGISKGWNSRWYSEKKYAEFVHEDLKLRKFVKKKLFHAGISSIDIERTANRVKVIIRTARPGIVIGKRGAEIDVMKKQLAKLTGRDVDLEIVEVRKPDTDAQLVAENIALQLERRVSFRRAMKKSVTSSMRMGAKGIKIMCAGRLGGAEIARSEWYREGRVPLHTLRADIDYGQAEALTTFGIIGVKVFVYKGEVPTQRAVEEAAAAQKG from the coding sequence TTGGGCCAGAAGGTACATCCAATAGGATTCAGACTGGGGATTTCCAAGGGTTGGAACTCGAGATGGTACAGCGAGAAGAAATACGCCGAATTCGTCCACGAGGACCTGAAGCTCAGGAAGTTCGTTAAAAAGAAGCTCTTCCACGCCGGCATATCCTCGATAGATATAGAGAGGACTGCCAACCGCGTGAAGGTCATCATAAGGACCGCGAGGCCCGGCATCGTGATAGGCAAGCGCGGCGCCGAGATAGACGTGATGAAAAAGCAGCTCGCGAAGCTCACCGGCAGGGATGTGGACCTTGAGATAGTGGAGGTCAGAAAGCCCGATACCGACGCTCAGCTCGTCGCAGAGAACATCGCGCTGCAGCTCGAAAGAAGGGTGTCGTTCAGAAGGGCCATGAAAAAGTCCGTGACCTCATCTATGAGGATGGGGGCAAAGGGCATAAAGATAATGTGCGCCGGAAGGCTCGGCGGAGCCGAGATAGCCAGAAGCGAATGGTACAGGGAGGGCAGGGTGCCGCTACACACACTGAGGGCCGATATAGACTACGGCCAGGCAGAGGCGCTTACGACCTTCGGCATCATTGGCGTAAAGGTATTTGTTTATAAGGGCGAGGTCCCGACTCAGAGGGCGGTTGAAGAAGCGGCCGCGGCGCAAAAGGGGTAG
- a CDS encoding 50S ribosomal protein L16, with product MLIPKKVKFRKQQRGKRRGLATRGAELSFGNFGLQSIECGWLSTRQIEAGRIAMTRFIKRGGKIWIRVFPDKPITKKPAETRMGSGKGAPEDWVAVIKPGRVLYEMEGVTEDVAREAFRLASHKISLSTKFIKREAI from the coding sequence ATGTTGATACCAAAAAAAGTCAAATTCAGGAAGCAGCAGAGGGGCAAAAGGAGAGGGCTTGCCACCAGGGGGGCTGAACTGTCCTTCGGCAACTTCGGGCTTCAGTCGATCGAGTGCGGATGGCTTTCCACCCGCCAGATCGAGGCCGGCAGGATCGCCATGACCCGTTTCATAAAAAGGGGCGGCAAGATCTGGATAAGGGTATTCCCCGATAAGCCTATAACCAAGAAGCCAGCTGAGACAAGGATGGGAAGCGGAAAGGGCGCTCCCGAGGACTGGGTAGCTGTAATAAAGCCAGGGCGCGTGCTCTATGAGATGGAGGGCGTGACAGAGGATGTGGCAAGAGAGGCCTTCAGGCTCGCCTCCCACAAGATCTCGCTCAGCACAAAGTTTATTAAAAGGGAAGCAATATGA
- a CDS encoding 50S ribosomal protein L29: MKPAEIRGMTLEDLKAKGSELEKELFSLRMRHATSQLENPLRLRALRRDIARMRTIAAEKERGKK, from the coding sequence ATGAAACCGGCAGAGATAAGGGGTATGACCCTTGAGGACTTAAAGGCGAAGGGGAGTGAGCTTGAAAAGGAGCTCTTCAGCCTCCGCATGCGCCATGCCACCAGCCAGCTTGAGAACCCGTTGAGGCTCAGGGCGCTGCGCAGAGACATCGCAAGGATGAGGACCATCGCAGCCGAGAAGGAGAGGGGGAAGAAATAA
- a CDS encoding 30S ribosomal protein S17 encodes MSAELRTPHKKTLVGSVLTSGKMDKTVVVSIERLAKHPFYGKYVKRNVKYTAHDEKNECGSGDKVLIVETRPLSRTKRWRVKEILEKAK; translated from the coding sequence ATGTCAGCAGAACTCAGAACTCCGCATAAAAAGACCCTCGTAGGCAGCGTGCTCACAAGCGGCAAGATGGACAAGACCGTCGTGGTCTCCATCGAGAGGCTCGCGAAGCACCCCTTCTACGGCAAGTACGTCAAGAGGAACGTCAAGTACACGGCCCATGACGAGAAGAACGAGTGCGGCTCCGGCGACAAGGTCCTCATAGTCGAGACCAGGCCGCTCAGCCGGACCAAGAGATGGCGCGTTAAAGAAATTCTGGAGAAGGCAAAATGA
- a CDS encoding 50S ribosomal protein L14: MIQIRSILGVADNSGAKKVSCIKVIGASNKLIANIGDVIVVNVKEAVFDAKVKKGDVARAVIVRTRKETRRPDGSYIRFDENSCVIINKDGEPVGTRIFGPVARELRAKKFMKIVSLAPEVL, encoded by the coding sequence ATGATACAGATCAGGTCGATCCTCGGGGTTGCTGATAACTCGGGGGCCAAGAAGGTCTCGTGCATAAAGGTCATAGGCGCTTCCAACAAGCTCATCGCCAACATCGGCGACGTCATTGTCGTCAACGTCAAGGAAGCCGTTTTTGACGCGAAGGTTAAAAAAGGCGACGTGGCAAGGGCTGTAATAGTGCGCACCAGGAAGGAGACCAGGAGGCCTGACGGGTCTTACATCAGGTTCGACGAGAACTCCTGCGTGATAATCAACAAAGATGGCGAACCCGTGGGAACCAGGATATTCGGGCCAGTTGCCAGGGAACTGCGCGCCAAGAAGTTCATGAAGATAGTGTCGCTCGCACCAGAAGTCCTCTAA
- a CDS encoding 50S ribosomal protein L24 gives MALKIRKDDQIMVIAGKERGKTGKVLRVDPEKEKVYVEKLNLVKRHQKPSAKYKHGGIIEKEAPLHVSNVMLLCEKCKGPVRAGKKTEGDRRVRFCKKCGEVLDK, from the coding sequence ATGGCATTGAAGATAAGGAAAGACGACCAGATAATGGTCATAGCCGGCAAGGAGAGGGGCAAGACTGGCAAGGTCTTGAGGGTAGACCCAGAGAAGGAAAAGGTCTACGTCGAGAAGCTCAACCTTGTCAAGCGCCACCAGAAGCCTTCGGCCAAGTACAAGCACGGCGGCATAATCGAGAAAGAGGCTCCGTTGCATGTCTCGAACGTGATGCTGCTTTGCGAGAAGTGCAAGGGCCCGGTGAGGGCTGGCAAAAAGACCGAAGGCGACCGCAGGGTGAGGTTTTGCAAAAAGTGCGGTGAGGTGCTGGATAAATGA
- a CDS encoding 50S ribosomal protein L5, which yields MNPRVKEKYSKEVVPAMMKEFSYTSAMQVPKLEKVVLNIGLGEAVKDVKLIDAATRDLTAITGQKPVVTKAKKSIATFKLREGMPIGCMVTLRGPKMFEFFDRLVSFAIPRIRDFKGMPDKSFDGRGNYTIGVKEQIIFPEIEYDKIDKIRGLNITINTTAKSDEEAKALLKHLGMPFRS from the coding sequence ATGAACCCGAGAGTAAAGGAAAAATATTCTAAAGAAGTAGTGCCTGCGATGATGAAGGAGTTCAGCTACACCAGCGCCATGCAGGTGCCCAAGCTGGAGAAGGTAGTCCTTAATATCGGTCTCGGCGAGGCCGTAAAGGACGTAAAACTTATAGATGCCGCCACGCGCGACCTTACTGCGATAACAGGCCAGAAGCCGGTCGTGACCAAGGCCAAGAAGTCCATAGCGACCTTCAAGCTCAGGGAAGGCATGCCAATCGGCTGCATGGTGACCCTCAGGGGCCCCAAGATGTTCGAGTTCTTCGACCGTCTCGTATCCTTCGCTATTCCCAGGATCAGGGACTTCAAGGGCATGCCGGATAAGTCTTTCGACGGCAGGGGCAACTACACGATCGGCGTAAAAGAGCAGATCATATTCCCGGAAATAGAGTACGACAAGATAGACAAGATCAGGGGACTCAACATAACCATCAATACCACCGCGAAGAGCGATGAGGAGGCGAAGGCCCTCCTTAAGCACCTGGGAATGCCTTTCAGGAGCTAA
- a CDS encoding 30S ribosomal protein S14 type Z has translation MAKKSLIAKAKRKQKFKVREYNRCPICGRSRAYYRKFDMCRLCMRKMALKGDLPGVVKASW, from the coding sequence TTGGCTAAGAAGTCACTCATAGCAAAGGCCAAAAGGAAGCAGAAGTTCAAGGTCAGGGAGTACAACCGCTGCCCCATTTGCGGCAGGTCAAGGGCCTACTACAGGAAGTTTGACATGTGCAGGCTCTGCATGAGGAAAATGGCCCTCAAGGGCGACCTCCCCGGCGTGGTCAAGGCCAGCTGGTAA